The Streptomyces sp. NBC_01142 genomic interval CTCAACTCGGCCTCCTGAGGCCATCGTGAACCTGTCCGCGGTGCCCGACAACCGTCCCTGCGTCAGACAAAGTTGACGAGACGGATATAGCGCACCCAGTCCCAGTACGGACCGGGATCGGAGTGGTCCGAGCCGGGCACCTCGTGGTGACCGATGATGTGCGCCCGGTCCTTGGGGATGCCGTACCGGTTGCAGACGGAGGCGGTGAGCGCCGCCGACTGCGTGTACATCGCATGGGTGAAGTACGAGGGCTGGTCCACCCAGCCCTCGTGCTCGATGCCGATGCTGCGTGTGTTGTAGTCCCAGCTGCCCGCGTGCCAGGCCACATTGCGTTCCTGTACGCACTGCGCGACATAGCCGTCCGCCGAGCGGACCACATAGTGCGCGGAGACCTGCCGCGCCGGGTCCTGGAAGATCCCGACGGTGTCGGCGAAGGTCTCCTGGGCGACATGGATGACCACATACTCGACGGGATACTCCGAGGGGCGGTCGGATGCCGTGTAGTTGGCCGTCGTCGCGGGCGTCCAGTGGCCGAGCGGATAGTCGGTGTCGGCCCTGGCGGCAGCCTGGGCGCGGCCCGCGGGCAGCAGGACGCCGGCGGCGGCCGCTGCAGCGGCACCCCGGAGCAGTCGTCTACGGTCCATGGGGGGAGCCTCTCCTGTGGGGGTGTCGGGGGTCGGTGCAGTACGGCGGCGACCTCCCGCAGATGGCGGTGGAACCGCCCTGAGGATCCCTTGCCGGCAGCCACTCCTTGCGGATCTCGGCGACAGGGGTGTGGTTGGTGTCGCAGACATGGGGCCGGTGGGGCGCGCGCGCCCGCCCGGTGCTCGGCCCGTACGCGCCCAGCCGCGGGAGGCCGTGGTCACGGACCCGCCACCGCACCGGGGCCGGCGGAGAGACTCGACGCCGACGGCCACACGGAAGGCACCTCCGAGAGGCGCCCCAGCCGGTCGGAGTGACCCGGCCGCTGTCTCGATCCGCGGCCAGGGCACCACCACCCGGGGTTGCGCCCGGCCCGCGAGGCGGTTCTCGGCGTACCGATCGCGGCCGGGCAGCCCTTCGGCGTACCGATCGCGCGGCGGAGGCAGTCCTCGGTGGCCAGGCCGAGCGTTCCCCCGCCTACCGAAAATCTCCCGGGTGAACTCCTCCTGACGCGCCGCCATCACACTCGCGCGAACCGTTCAGCCGGCCTCGCCGAGTACCTCTGCCTGCACTCCCGCCAGCGCGGCCGCCGGATCGTGGTCCGCCGGCCCGGCCGGCGCCCATCGCCCGCGCTCCTTGCGGTACGGCCACCAGCGGCCGTCACGCCCCACGCGCAGCTGCACCTCGGCGCCCACCACCGTCCAGCGGCCCGAGCCGCCCGCCCGCAGCCGCGGCCGGTCGGTGTCCTCCCAGGCCTCGGCGAGCTGTGTCCTCGCCCGGGCGAGGACCTCGGACTCGGGCGTCCACTCCTCCTCGAGCACCGCGAGCGCGGCCGTTCCGCCGTACCGCCAGGCGCGTACGGCCAGGTCCAGCTCGGTGCTCCGGCGCAGCGTGCCCGCGGCGAGACGTCCCGCGACCATCGGGCCCGGTGCCGCGGCCGCCAGCCGCACAGCGTCCTGACTCTGCGTCAGCTCCACGTTCAGTGGCTGTTGCCGATGCCCGGGGGAAAGCGCTTCCGTGAGCATTCGGTGCGCCCGCGCGGCCGCGTCCGCGGCCAGGAACTCCAGCGCCGCGGGGTCGAGCCCCGGAGCGGGAGGGGTCTCCGTGTCCAGGGCGGGTGCCCGGCCGGGCACGTCGGGCACCGGCGGGGGAGCGGGCAGCGGCGGCAGGACGTCCCGCGCCGAGAACGCTTCGTCGGCCCGCACCCCCACGCGTGTCCGCCCGGTCTCCTGTCCCGGCGCCGCGGCGCCCGCCCGCGCCACACTCCGTATCTGCAACTCGTCCAGCAGCCGGCGCTCCCCGCGCCCCCGCATCAGCAGCAGCACGAACGGATCCTGGTCGAGCAGCCGCGCCACCTGGTAACACAGGGCCGCCGTGTGTGGGCAGTGGTCCCATGCCTCGCAGCTGCACGCGGGCTCCAGATCGCCGATCCCCGGCAGCAGTTCGACCCCGGCCGCCGCCGCGTCCTCCACCAGATGCGGCGGCATCTCGCGGTCGAGCAGCGCCGCGATATGGCC includes:
- a CDS encoding N-acetylmuramoyl-L-alanine amidase, which gives rise to MDRRRLLRGAAAAAAAGVLLPAGRAQAAARADTDYPLGHWTPATTANYTASDRPSEYPVEYVVIHVAQETFADTVGIFQDPARQVSAHYVVRSADGYVAQCVQERNVAWHAGSWDYNTRSIGIEHEGWVDQPSYFTHAMYTQSAALTASVCNRYGIPKDRAHIIGHHEVPGSDHSDPGPYWDWVRYIRLVNFV
- a CDS encoding SWF or SNF family helicase, translated to MSGRDEIERTFAALPPTRGRGFAQTWWGLAWLKALEDTALDGEQLKKGRRHAREGAVGAVSVRPGRITAVVRDRDGTAQRSDVLLQELSAQEWDRFLDMAVDRAGHIAALLDREMPPHLVEDAAAAGVELLPGIGDLEPACSCEAWDHCPHTAALCYQVARLLDQDPFVLLLMRGRGERRLLDELQIRSVARAGAAAPGQETGRTRVGVRADEAFSARDVLPPLPAPPPVPDVPGRAPALDTETPPAPGLDPAALEFLAADAAARAHRMLTEALSPGHRQQPLNVELTQSQDAVRLAAAAPGPMVAGRLAAGTLRRSTELDLAVRAWRYGGTAALAVLEEEWTPESEVLARARTQLAEAWEDTDRPRLRAGGSGRWTVVGAEVQLRVGRDGRWWPYRKERGRWAPAGPADHDPAAALAGVQAEVLGEAG